A region of Larimichthys crocea isolate SSNF chromosome X, L_crocea_2.0, whole genome shotgun sequence DNA encodes the following proteins:
- the rbm20 gene encoding RNA-binding protein 20 isoform X4 — protein MVAEEAAGAEVVAVKYCNIKIITAAPVDSTDKKGIQVGGQLPGGVQVGPQHQNQQLLLTPASLQLAQLQAQLTLHRLKLAQGGNTASAASVLNQVLSNVAMSQPLFNQLRTSTMVGNPQGAFPSGMIGYPSSNSALGPLVGGGFNQNPGNVRLNHPGGGGIVGQHSTEYGKKSGSTYPSDSDRRLQYNLAGGTSAASATAGDEQYSMINTQAKNMNNVGFQRDFYGHDVLGQQTGFSVNEQNMNVYNSSGHKEQWKGPANLSHTGKVDLVPNAANVWTAVGQPIRSRTELYNPEEPTPDPKFTPSSGISLFGTSGTQAFGGYQPLHGSEETLSSGTRTLQPYQVNDYHAVTPTQLPHQCSICDKKVYNLKDWDQHVKGKLHLQNRTLYTNESSAGVSAGAVHYAVSRPSDGGLNTGGTNSMVYSATSQDVSSGTNTSYLPAAAMKTYALSDTGFASHQPESKPFPPRKATAGRVVHICNLPEGSCTENDVINLGLPFGKVTNYILMRSTHQAFVEMAYVEAAQAMVQYYQLTPAMINNQKLLIRMSKRYKELQLKKPGKDVQSIIQDISSQRERDEIQELEHYIPERARSRSPISRSLSPHSHSPSFTSCSSAHSPQGALCRGPERASNGMGQRRGSWDWSSHLRRAEDERERDDPWRNGSSVDDDRPNGRAADRRKAYQKPLDHISSRSADERGVGGGEGMRGNRDWHPRGSPQGMSFNSYRNMEDDFYIKEEMYKSDKPPRPPYQRHDAKPKRRDGGDYYSRSRHSEFEMTEEPLRRTLEDKRQSSPDRGRSKKTSRRHTTAEKHERENATENTDCQLKEKSGSPQQSNKPKEATECGKKRDTEKEWESGDDTDEECWYPKNMEELVTVDEVGGEDDSIIEPDLPELEKYASCPKESAEEEAVEAHTLPSTSPSLEVQATSNKKSNEEKVCEEAADQAETSVTEKPGDVLTSPSPEDQKLQWPQCLVAPELPVTNLSDFPSEEFKAALEETCLEETKSGPLEEFMENHIDESEDSKTSEVEQVTETINNGVQHKDSSLKKEIEVPSPSREQDKAVSEHSIPLGVEFIVPRTGYYCKLCGLFYTSEDTAKTTHCRSTVHYRNLQKYLSQLAEESLSDALV, from the exons cATCACTGCAGCGCCTGTGGACAGCACTGATAAGAAGGGCATCCAGGTGGGAGGCCAGCTGCCAGGTGGTGTGCAGGTGGGGCCTCAGCATCAGAACCAACAGCTCCTCTTGACCCCAGCCAGCCTCCAGCTTGCTCAGCTCCAGGCCCAGCTTACCCTCCATCGCCTCAAACTGGCTCAGGGGGGCAATACAGCTTCTGCTGCCTCTGTTCTCAATCAGGTTCTTTCCAATGTCGCCATGTCCCAACCCCTGTTTAATCAGCTACGGACTTCGACTATGGTTGGGAACCCTCAGGGTGCCTTCCCCTCAGGGATGATAGGTTATCCCTCTTCAAATTCAGCCTTGGGCCCCTTAGTGGGTGGAGGATTCAACCAAAACCCAGGGAATGTGAGACTGAACCATCCTGGTGGAGGGGGCATCGTGGGCCAACACAGCACAGAGTATGGTAAAAAGTCAGGGTCAACTTACCCCTCTGATTCTGACAGGCGTCTTCAGTACAACTTAGCTGGGGGGACATCTGCAGCATCAGCCACTGCTGGTGATGAACAGTACTCAATGATTAACACTCAGgcaaaaaacatgaacaatgtTGGTTTCCAGAGAGATTTCTATGGGCATGATGTCCTGGGGCAACAAACTGGGTTTAGTGTCAACGAGCAGAATATGAATGTGTATAACTCCTCTGGGCATAAGGAGCAATGGAAAGGCCCTGCTAACCTGAGTCACACTGGAAAGGTTGATCTGGTGCCTAATGCTGCCAATGTGTGGACAGCAGTTGGTCAGCCAATTCGGTCCAGAACAGAACTGTATAACCCTGAGGAGCCAACCCCTGACCCCAAGTTCACTCCCAGTAGCGGGATTTCCTTGTTTGGTACAAGTGGCACACAGGCGTTTGGCGGCTACCAGCCTCTGCATGGAAGTGAGGAAACCCTGTCTTCGGGTACCAGAACACTTCAGCCATACCAAGTCAACGATTACCATGCTGTCACACCCACTCAACTACCACACCAGTGTAGCATCTGTGACAAAAAGGTCTACAACCTCAAG GACTGGGACCAGCACGTGAAGGGAAAACTACACCTGCAGAACCGAACGTTGTACACAAATGAAAG CTCCGCAGGCGTATCAGCTGGAGCTGTTCACTACGCTGTCAGCAGGCCTTCTGATGGAGGTCTGAACACAGGAGGAACGAACTCCATGGTCTACTCTGCTACAAGTCAAG ATGTATCCTCAGGAACCAATACATCATACTTACCAGCTGCAGCCATGAAGACTTATGCCCTGTCAGACACAGGATTTGCCTCACACCAGCCAGAATCAAAG CCATTTCCACCCAGAAAGGCCACCGCAGGTCGAGTTGTTCACATCTGCAACCTCCCTGAAGGCAGCTGCACAGAGAACGATGTCATCAACCTGGGACTACCGTTTGGCAAAGTCACCAACTACATCCTCATGCGCTCTACCCATCAG GCATTTGTGGAGATGGCATATGTTGAAGCAGCACAAGCCATGGTTCAATACTACCAACTTACTCCAGCTATGATTAACAATCAGAAACTTCTTATACGAATGTCTAAGAGGTACAAGGAGCTTCAACTCAAG AAACCAGGTAAAGATGTTCAATCGATCATCCAGGATATCAGCTCTCAGAGGGAGAGGGATGAGATTCAAGAACTTGAACA CTACATACCAGAGAGAGCACGCTCCCGCAGCCCTATCAGCCGCTCTCTGAGTCCTCACTCCCACAGCCCCAGTTTTACATCATGCAGTTCAGCCCACAGCCCCCAGGGGGCGTTATGCAGGGGTCCAGAGAGAGCCAGCAATGGCATGGGCCAACGCCGGGGCTCTTGGGATTGGTCATCACATTTAAGAAGGGCTGAGGACGAAAGGGAGAGGGATGACCCTTGGAGGAACGGGAGCAGTGTGGATGATGATCGGCCTAATGGACGGGCAGCTGATCGTCGGAAGGCTTACCAAAAACCCTTGGATCATATCAGCTCGAGATCAGCAGATGAGcgaggagtaggaggaggtgaagggaTGAGAGGTAACAGAGACTGGCACCCACGAGGAAGCCCTCAAGGCATGTCCTTCAACTCTTACAGGAACATGGAGGACGACTTCTACATAAAGGAAGAAATGTACAAGTCAGACAAGCCTCCCAGACCTCCATACCAAAGGCATGATGCAAAGCCAAAGAGGAGGGATGGTGGTGACTACTACAGTAGGTCGAGGCATTCAGAGTTCGAGATGACTGAGGAGCCACTTCGAAGAACCCTAGAAGACAAGAGGCAGAGTTCACCAGACAGAGGCAGGAGCAAAAAGACAAGCAGGAGGCACACCACTGCGGAAAAacatgagagagaaaatgctacTGAAAACACA GATTGccagttaaaagaaaaatctggatCACCTCAGCAAAGCAATAAGCCAAAAGAGGCTACTGAATGTGgtaaaaagagagacaca GAGAAGGAATGGGAAAGTGGAGATGACACTGATGAAGAGTGTTGGTATCCTAAGAACATGGAGGAACTAGTCACTGTAGATGAAGTGGGAGGAGAAGATGATTCCATAATTGAGCCAGACCTTCCTGAGTTGGAAAAATATGCATCCTGCCCCAAAGAGtctgcagaagaagaggcagTGGAGGCGCATACATTACCATCTACCTCGCCCTCCTTGGAGGTGCAGGCAACATCTAACAAGAAGTCTAACGAGGAAAAGGTCTGTGAGGAAGCTGCAGACCAGGCAGAAACATCTGTAACTGAGAAACCAGGGGATGTTTTAACTTCACCGAGTCCTGAAGACCAGAAACTCCAGTGGCCCCAGTGCCTAGTGGCTCCTGAGCTACCAGTCACTAACCTTAGTGACTTCCCTAGTGAGGAGTTCAAGGCTGCACTGGAGGAGACATGTTTAGAGGAAACCAAAAGTGGGCCATTAGAAGAGTTCATGGAAAATCACATTGATGAATCAGAAGACAGCAAAACTTCAGAAGTAGAACAGGTTACGGAAACAATCAATAACGGGGTTCAACACAAGGACAGCAGTCTTAAAAAAG AGATTGAAGTCCCTTCGCCATCTCGTGAGCAAGATAAAGCTGTCAGTGAACACAGTATCCCTTTGG GAGTGGAGTTCATTGTGCCAAGGACCGGCTACTACTGTAAACTCTGCGGACTTTTCTATACCAGTGAGGACACTGCGAAGACCACTCACTGCCGCAGCACTGTACATTACAGGAACCTACAG AAGTACCTGTCCCAGCTGGCAGAAGAGAGTCTGTCGGACGCACTTGTTTAA
- the rbm20 gene encoding RNA-binding protein 20 isoform X1: protein MQHSWDRTSITESVKKGRTKMLGKGQSSGYSPETTSELLQSITAAPVDSTDKKGIQVGGQLPGGVQVGPQHQNQQLLLTPASLQLAQLQAQLTLHRLKLAQGGNTASAASVLNQVLSNVAMSQPLFNQLRTSTMVGNPQGAFPSGMIGYPSSNSALGPLVGGGFNQNPGNVRLNHPGGGGIVGQHSTEYGKKSGSTYPSDSDRRLQYNLAGGTSAASATAGDEQYSMINTQAKNMNNVGFQRDFYGHDVLGQQTGFSVNEQNMNVYNSSGHKEQWKGPANLSHTGKVDLVPNAANVWTAVGQPIRSRTELYNPEEPTPDPKFTPSSGISLFGTSGTQAFGGYQPLHGSEETLSSGTRTLQPYQVNDYHAVTPTQLPHQCSICDKKVYNLKDWDQHVKGKLHLQNRTLYTNESSAGVSAGAVHYAVSRPSDGGLNTGGTNSMVYSATSQDVSSGTNTSYLPAAAMKTYALSDTGFASHQPESKPFPPRKATAGRVVHICNLPEGSCTENDVINLGLPFGKVTNYILMRSTHQAFVEMAYVEAAQAMVQYYQLTPAMINNQKLLIRMSKRYKELQLKKPGKDVQSIIQDISSQRERDEIQELEHYIPERARSRSPISRSLSPHSHSPSFTSCSSAHSPQGALCRGPERASNGMGQRRGSWDWSSHLRRAEDERERDDPWRNGSSVDDDRPNGRAADRRKAYQKPLDHISSRSADERGVGGGEGMRGNRDWHPRGSPQGMSFNSYRNMEDDFYIKEEMYKSDKPPRPPYQRHDAKPKRRDGGDYYSRSRHSEFEMTEEPLRRTLEDKRQSSPDRGRSKKTSRRHTTAEKHERENATENTDCQLKEKSGSPQQSNKPKEATECGKKRDTEKEWESGDDTDEECWYPKNMEELVTVDEVGGEDDSIIEPDLPELEKYASCPKESAEEEAVEAHTLPSTSPSLEVQATSNKKSNEEKVCEEAADQAETSVTEKPGDVLTSPSPEDQKLQWPQCLVAPELPVTNLSDFPSEEFKAALEETCLEETKSGPLEEFMENHIDESEDSKTSEVEQVTETINNGVQHKDSSLKKEIEVPSPSREQDKAVSEHSIPLGVEFIVPRTGYYCKLCGLFYTSEDTAKTTHCRSTVHYRNLQKYLSQLAEESLSDALV, encoded by the exons cATCACTGCAGCGCCTGTGGACAGCACTGATAAGAAGGGCATCCAGGTGGGAGGCCAGCTGCCAGGTGGTGTGCAGGTGGGGCCTCAGCATCAGAACCAACAGCTCCTCTTGACCCCAGCCAGCCTCCAGCTTGCTCAGCTCCAGGCCCAGCTTACCCTCCATCGCCTCAAACTGGCTCAGGGGGGCAATACAGCTTCTGCTGCCTCTGTTCTCAATCAGGTTCTTTCCAATGTCGCCATGTCCCAACCCCTGTTTAATCAGCTACGGACTTCGACTATGGTTGGGAACCCTCAGGGTGCCTTCCCCTCAGGGATGATAGGTTATCCCTCTTCAAATTCAGCCTTGGGCCCCTTAGTGGGTGGAGGATTCAACCAAAACCCAGGGAATGTGAGACTGAACCATCCTGGTGGAGGGGGCATCGTGGGCCAACACAGCACAGAGTATGGTAAAAAGTCAGGGTCAACTTACCCCTCTGATTCTGACAGGCGTCTTCAGTACAACTTAGCTGGGGGGACATCTGCAGCATCAGCCACTGCTGGTGATGAACAGTACTCAATGATTAACACTCAGgcaaaaaacatgaacaatgtTGGTTTCCAGAGAGATTTCTATGGGCATGATGTCCTGGGGCAACAAACTGGGTTTAGTGTCAACGAGCAGAATATGAATGTGTATAACTCCTCTGGGCATAAGGAGCAATGGAAAGGCCCTGCTAACCTGAGTCACACTGGAAAGGTTGATCTGGTGCCTAATGCTGCCAATGTGTGGACAGCAGTTGGTCAGCCAATTCGGTCCAGAACAGAACTGTATAACCCTGAGGAGCCAACCCCTGACCCCAAGTTCACTCCCAGTAGCGGGATTTCCTTGTTTGGTACAAGTGGCACACAGGCGTTTGGCGGCTACCAGCCTCTGCATGGAAGTGAGGAAACCCTGTCTTCGGGTACCAGAACACTTCAGCCATACCAAGTCAACGATTACCATGCTGTCACACCCACTCAACTACCACACCAGTGTAGCATCTGTGACAAAAAGGTCTACAACCTCAAG GACTGGGACCAGCACGTGAAGGGAAAACTACACCTGCAGAACCGAACGTTGTACACAAATGAAAG CTCCGCAGGCGTATCAGCTGGAGCTGTTCACTACGCTGTCAGCAGGCCTTCTGATGGAGGTCTGAACACAGGAGGAACGAACTCCATGGTCTACTCTGCTACAAGTCAAG ATGTATCCTCAGGAACCAATACATCATACTTACCAGCTGCAGCCATGAAGACTTATGCCCTGTCAGACACAGGATTTGCCTCACACCAGCCAGAATCAAAG CCATTTCCACCCAGAAAGGCCACCGCAGGTCGAGTTGTTCACATCTGCAACCTCCCTGAAGGCAGCTGCACAGAGAACGATGTCATCAACCTGGGACTACCGTTTGGCAAAGTCACCAACTACATCCTCATGCGCTCTACCCATCAG GCATTTGTGGAGATGGCATATGTTGAAGCAGCACAAGCCATGGTTCAATACTACCAACTTACTCCAGCTATGATTAACAATCAGAAACTTCTTATACGAATGTCTAAGAGGTACAAGGAGCTTCAACTCAAG AAACCAGGTAAAGATGTTCAATCGATCATCCAGGATATCAGCTCTCAGAGGGAGAGGGATGAGATTCAAGAACTTGAACA CTACATACCAGAGAGAGCACGCTCCCGCAGCCCTATCAGCCGCTCTCTGAGTCCTCACTCCCACAGCCCCAGTTTTACATCATGCAGTTCAGCCCACAGCCCCCAGGGGGCGTTATGCAGGGGTCCAGAGAGAGCCAGCAATGGCATGGGCCAACGCCGGGGCTCTTGGGATTGGTCATCACATTTAAGAAGGGCTGAGGACGAAAGGGAGAGGGATGACCCTTGGAGGAACGGGAGCAGTGTGGATGATGATCGGCCTAATGGACGGGCAGCTGATCGTCGGAAGGCTTACCAAAAACCCTTGGATCATATCAGCTCGAGATCAGCAGATGAGcgaggagtaggaggaggtgaagggaTGAGAGGTAACAGAGACTGGCACCCACGAGGAAGCCCTCAAGGCATGTCCTTCAACTCTTACAGGAACATGGAGGACGACTTCTACATAAAGGAAGAAATGTACAAGTCAGACAAGCCTCCCAGACCTCCATACCAAAGGCATGATGCAAAGCCAAAGAGGAGGGATGGTGGTGACTACTACAGTAGGTCGAGGCATTCAGAGTTCGAGATGACTGAGGAGCCACTTCGAAGAACCCTAGAAGACAAGAGGCAGAGTTCACCAGACAGAGGCAGGAGCAAAAAGACAAGCAGGAGGCACACCACTGCGGAAAAacatgagagagaaaatgctacTGAAAACACA GATTGccagttaaaagaaaaatctggatCACCTCAGCAAAGCAATAAGCCAAAAGAGGCTACTGAATGTGgtaaaaagagagacaca GAGAAGGAATGGGAAAGTGGAGATGACACTGATGAAGAGTGTTGGTATCCTAAGAACATGGAGGAACTAGTCACTGTAGATGAAGTGGGAGGAGAAGATGATTCCATAATTGAGCCAGACCTTCCTGAGTTGGAAAAATATGCATCCTGCCCCAAAGAGtctgcagaagaagaggcagTGGAGGCGCATACATTACCATCTACCTCGCCCTCCTTGGAGGTGCAGGCAACATCTAACAAGAAGTCTAACGAGGAAAAGGTCTGTGAGGAAGCTGCAGACCAGGCAGAAACATCTGTAACTGAGAAACCAGGGGATGTTTTAACTTCACCGAGTCCTGAAGACCAGAAACTCCAGTGGCCCCAGTGCCTAGTGGCTCCTGAGCTACCAGTCACTAACCTTAGTGACTTCCCTAGTGAGGAGTTCAAGGCTGCACTGGAGGAGACATGTTTAGAGGAAACCAAAAGTGGGCCATTAGAAGAGTTCATGGAAAATCACATTGATGAATCAGAAGACAGCAAAACTTCAGAAGTAGAACAGGTTACGGAAACAATCAATAACGGGGTTCAACACAAGGACAGCAGTCTTAAAAAAG AGATTGAAGTCCCTTCGCCATCTCGTGAGCAAGATAAAGCTGTCAGTGAACACAGTATCCCTTTGG GAGTGGAGTTCATTGTGCCAAGGACCGGCTACTACTGTAAACTCTGCGGACTTTTCTATACCAGTGAGGACACTGCGAAGACCACTCACTGCCGCAGCACTGTACATTACAGGAACCTACAG AAGTACCTGTCCCAGCTGGCAGAAGAGAGTCTGTCGGACGCACTTGTTTAA
- the rbm20 gene encoding RNA-binding protein 20 isoform X2 — MQHSWDRTSITESVKKGRTKMLGKGQSSGYSPETTSELLQSITAAPVDSTDKKGIQVGGQLPGGVQVGPQHQNQQLLLTPASLQLAQLQAQLTLHRLKLAQGGNTASAASVLNQVLSNVAMSQPLFNQLRTSTMVGNPQGAFPSGMIGYPSSNSALGPLVGGGFNQNPGNVRLNHPGGGGIVGQHSTEYGKKSGSTYPSDSDRRLQYNLAGGTSAASATAGDEQYSMINTQAKNMNNVGFQRDFYGHDVLGQQTGFSVNEQNMNVYNSSGHKEQWKGPANLSHTGKVDLVPNAANVWTAVGQPIRSRTELYNPEEPTPDPKFTPSSGISLFGTSGTQAFGGYQPLHGSEETLSSGTRTLQPYQVNDYHAVTPTQLPHQCSICDKKVYNLKDWDQHVKGKLHLQNRTLYTNESSAGVSAGAVHYAVSRPSDGGLNTGGTNSMVYSATSQDVSSGTNTSYLPAAAMKTYALSDTGFASHQPESKPFPPRKATAGRVVHICNLPEGSCTENDVINLGLPFGKVTNYILMRSTHQAFVEMAYVEAAQAMVQYYQLTPAMINNQKLLIRMSKRYKELQLKKPGKDVQSIIQDISSQRERDEIQELEHYIPERARSRSPISRSLSPHSHSPSFTSCSSAHSPQGALCRGPERASNGMGQRRGSWDWSSHLRRAEDERERDDPWRNGSSVDDDRPNGRAADRRKAYQKPLDHISSRSADERGVGGGEGMRGNRDWHPRGSPQGMSFNSYRNMEDDFYIKEEMYKSDKPPRPPYQRHDAKPKRRDGGDYYSRSRHSEFEMTEEPLRRTLEDKRQSSPDRGRSKKTSRRHTTAEKHERENATENTDCQLKEKSGSPQQSNKPKEATECGKKRDTEKEWESGDDTDEECWYPKNMEELVTVDEVGGEDDSIIEPDLPELEKYASCPKESAEEEAVEAHTLPSTSPSLEVQATSNKKSNEEKVCEEAADQAETSVTEKPGDVLTSPSPEDQKLQWPQCLVAPELPVTNLSDFPSEEFKAALEETCLEETKSGPLEEFMENHIDESEDSKTSEVEQVTETINNGVQHKDSSLKKEIEVPSPSREQDKAVSEHSIPLGVEFIVPRTGYYCKLCGLFYTSEDTAKTTHCRSTVHYRNLQKYLSQLAERESSDALV; from the exons cATCACTGCAGCGCCTGTGGACAGCACTGATAAGAAGGGCATCCAGGTGGGAGGCCAGCTGCCAGGTGGTGTGCAGGTGGGGCCTCAGCATCAGAACCAACAGCTCCTCTTGACCCCAGCCAGCCTCCAGCTTGCTCAGCTCCAGGCCCAGCTTACCCTCCATCGCCTCAAACTGGCTCAGGGGGGCAATACAGCTTCTGCTGCCTCTGTTCTCAATCAGGTTCTTTCCAATGTCGCCATGTCCCAACCCCTGTTTAATCAGCTACGGACTTCGACTATGGTTGGGAACCCTCAGGGTGCCTTCCCCTCAGGGATGATAGGTTATCCCTCTTCAAATTCAGCCTTGGGCCCCTTAGTGGGTGGAGGATTCAACCAAAACCCAGGGAATGTGAGACTGAACCATCCTGGTGGAGGGGGCATCGTGGGCCAACACAGCACAGAGTATGGTAAAAAGTCAGGGTCAACTTACCCCTCTGATTCTGACAGGCGTCTTCAGTACAACTTAGCTGGGGGGACATCTGCAGCATCAGCCACTGCTGGTGATGAACAGTACTCAATGATTAACACTCAGgcaaaaaacatgaacaatgtTGGTTTCCAGAGAGATTTCTATGGGCATGATGTCCTGGGGCAACAAACTGGGTTTAGTGTCAACGAGCAGAATATGAATGTGTATAACTCCTCTGGGCATAAGGAGCAATGGAAAGGCCCTGCTAACCTGAGTCACACTGGAAAGGTTGATCTGGTGCCTAATGCTGCCAATGTGTGGACAGCAGTTGGTCAGCCAATTCGGTCCAGAACAGAACTGTATAACCCTGAGGAGCCAACCCCTGACCCCAAGTTCACTCCCAGTAGCGGGATTTCCTTGTTTGGTACAAGTGGCACACAGGCGTTTGGCGGCTACCAGCCTCTGCATGGAAGTGAGGAAACCCTGTCTTCGGGTACCAGAACACTTCAGCCATACCAAGTCAACGATTACCATGCTGTCACACCCACTCAACTACCACACCAGTGTAGCATCTGTGACAAAAAGGTCTACAACCTCAAG GACTGGGACCAGCACGTGAAGGGAAAACTACACCTGCAGAACCGAACGTTGTACACAAATGAAAG CTCCGCAGGCGTATCAGCTGGAGCTGTTCACTACGCTGTCAGCAGGCCTTCTGATGGAGGTCTGAACACAGGAGGAACGAACTCCATGGTCTACTCTGCTACAAGTCAAG ATGTATCCTCAGGAACCAATACATCATACTTACCAGCTGCAGCCATGAAGACTTATGCCCTGTCAGACACAGGATTTGCCTCACACCAGCCAGAATCAAAG CCATTTCCACCCAGAAAGGCCACCGCAGGTCGAGTTGTTCACATCTGCAACCTCCCTGAAGGCAGCTGCACAGAGAACGATGTCATCAACCTGGGACTACCGTTTGGCAAAGTCACCAACTACATCCTCATGCGCTCTACCCATCAG GCATTTGTGGAGATGGCATATGTTGAAGCAGCACAAGCCATGGTTCAATACTACCAACTTACTCCAGCTATGATTAACAATCAGAAACTTCTTATACGAATGTCTAAGAGGTACAAGGAGCTTCAACTCAAG AAACCAGGTAAAGATGTTCAATCGATCATCCAGGATATCAGCTCTCAGAGGGAGAGGGATGAGATTCAAGAACTTGAACA CTACATACCAGAGAGAGCACGCTCCCGCAGCCCTATCAGCCGCTCTCTGAGTCCTCACTCCCACAGCCCCAGTTTTACATCATGCAGTTCAGCCCACAGCCCCCAGGGGGCGTTATGCAGGGGTCCAGAGAGAGCCAGCAATGGCATGGGCCAACGCCGGGGCTCTTGGGATTGGTCATCACATTTAAGAAGGGCTGAGGACGAAAGGGAGAGGGATGACCCTTGGAGGAACGGGAGCAGTGTGGATGATGATCGGCCTAATGGACGGGCAGCTGATCGTCGGAAGGCTTACCAAAAACCCTTGGATCATATCAGCTCGAGATCAGCAGATGAGcgaggagtaggaggaggtgaagggaTGAGAGGTAACAGAGACTGGCACCCACGAGGAAGCCCTCAAGGCATGTCCTTCAACTCTTACAGGAACATGGAGGACGACTTCTACATAAAGGAAGAAATGTACAAGTCAGACAAGCCTCCCAGACCTCCATACCAAAGGCATGATGCAAAGCCAAAGAGGAGGGATGGTGGTGACTACTACAGTAGGTCGAGGCATTCAGAGTTCGAGATGACTGAGGAGCCACTTCGAAGAACCCTAGAAGACAAGAGGCAGAGTTCACCAGACAGAGGCAGGAGCAAAAAGACAAGCAGGAGGCACACCACTGCGGAAAAacatgagagagaaaatgctacTGAAAACACA GATTGccagttaaaagaaaaatctggatCACCTCAGCAAAGCAATAAGCCAAAAGAGGCTACTGAATGTGgtaaaaagagagacaca GAGAAGGAATGGGAAAGTGGAGATGACACTGATGAAGAGTGTTGGTATCCTAAGAACATGGAGGAACTAGTCACTGTAGATGAAGTGGGAGGAGAAGATGATTCCATAATTGAGCCAGACCTTCCTGAGTTGGAAAAATATGCATCCTGCCCCAAAGAGtctgcagaagaagaggcagTGGAGGCGCATACATTACCATCTACCTCGCCCTCCTTGGAGGTGCAGGCAACATCTAACAAGAAGTCTAACGAGGAAAAGGTCTGTGAGGAAGCTGCAGACCAGGCAGAAACATCTGTAACTGAGAAACCAGGGGATGTTTTAACTTCACCGAGTCCTGAAGACCAGAAACTCCAGTGGCCCCAGTGCCTAGTGGCTCCTGAGCTACCAGTCACTAACCTTAGTGACTTCCCTAGTGAGGAGTTCAAGGCTGCACTGGAGGAGACATGTTTAGAGGAAACCAAAAGTGGGCCATTAGAAGAGTTCATGGAAAATCACATTGATGAATCAGAAGACAGCAAAACTTCAGAAGTAGAACAGGTTACGGAAACAATCAATAACGGGGTTCAACACAAGGACAGCAGTCTTAAAAAAG AGATTGAAGTCCCTTCGCCATCTCGTGAGCAAGATAAAGCTGTCAGTGAACACAGTATCCCTTTGG GAGTGGAGTTCATTGTGCCAAGGACCGGCTACTACTGTAAACTCTGCGGACTTTTCTATACCAGTGAGGACACTGCGAAGACCACTCACTGCCGCAGCACTGTACATTACAGGAACCTACAG AAGTACCTGTCCCAGCTGGCAGAAAGAGAGTCTTCGGACGCACTTGTTTAA